CTGTTTGAAAATGTTCCATTTTGATTCGCTAACCCCTAATAGAGTTGTGAATTAGCCACCATTTCATGTAACTTCTATCGCAAACAATGAAAATGTTCCCCCGCGGGACAAGCACACAAAATATGAACGCACACCAAAATGCTAGAAAGTACAGTATGTtacaaggaaaaacaaaaagtcttTTAAAACCACAATCCGAGCCCTTTTAACGGACTAGCCGTAAAGCCCTAGTTAGCGCCTTCTTGGGAGTGTTGATCGCGGTATACGtagtttgaaaatgaaatgatgtTTAGGGTTTGGCCAGCACACACTGTACGAAATGTGTAATATTGATAGGAGCGAGCCATCTTTTGGGTCTCTACTTTGGTATGGTGTTCGGAAGCTGAACACCTCAATACCACGCTGCTATCTTGTGGATCTTACTTGTTGTAGGATGGTTTGATCGCTTTGCCAAAGTAAATTGATGGAAAGAGATAAGCAACAAACTAAAACTGAAAAAAGACTGTGTATCATGAGGAGTCCGGCCTGGTAGGAGAGATGCgatgtgtttttggtttttgaaagTAGGAAAGTCATACCGTTGAAagagttgtttttgtgtttatcgATATCAGCGGCTTATCCGTGTGATGCGCGTGTACCTTATCATTACCCTGCTGGCTAGCGTTACGATATGCGGCCACTCTGGAAGGACTGTTTAAAgtatttatataatttaataCAAATCACCTCCTTTACAGGtcatatatatgtatgtaaaCCAACCGTTTAATCTTGTTTTGTATCCTTAAAATTAGCGTTTATTTATTACTTACCCGATAATGATGATTCATTATGTTGCTTGATTTTCTCACAGTCTATATACAGCAAAAcaagcttttttatttgctgatcCACTAGGATGATCCACTTTTTGGTGCCGGAAACGATGAAAATGAGAGCTTGTACacgggcaaaaacaaaatagagtGTTTGTAAGCAATGGCCCAAATCCATACTTGGCGATTTAGTGTTAACTGATGGTACCGCGTTTGAAGGAATTcttggcaaaaataaaaacgcataACAATAAAAGGAAATCTACTCGTTTGAGGAGTAATGCGATGTTGATCTCATCATATCACAATCATAatgttaagcttttttttaaaccgccCTTGTTTCATACCTCATTCACTCCACTCGTAGTATTATTATCTCACAACAACTTTGATACTGACTTTAAATCGGCTTTTGATCCAATTGTCCCTTTCCTTACTACGAATTCGTATATTTTATCGTCTGGCCGCTTTTATTAGAAGCAGGATAAATTATCGAAACTTTCATTATAGGCTCACATCTCGTCCAGATTACGTTTCCCATGTTTATGAATTAATAATATTCATTAAAGTGTGACGGTagtaaaaaaaccacacacgatCAGGTTAACCTGGTTAATACCTAAACTATTTCAAATTTCATAGTATTATCTTTTGTTAATTTGACTTACATTATATCCACGGTTAACCTTCCTCACTGTCGTCCAGTTATGGTATCATGCATTCATATTCGCCCCATTTCATTTGGGCATACTCTCTCCAGTCCACCAACAATTGAATTAATTCAACTACGCGGTCTGCTGACAATGAAATGCAAGAGTTTGTTTCGTTATGATCGTTAGCCACAGCAGGAAATATGGCgcaactataaaaaaaagaccgCCGAGAAGAAGTTAACTAAGCGGAAGTGTTCGGAGTAaaagaattcaaaataaatcaatgcaCAAAAGTGAATTCTGTTTTCAAGCATCATTTAATGATCCTCTAGTAGTACATATTGGATGGTGTGTTTGTACTACGTATGTCTGCCAAATGGAGCAGCAGTGGCCGCCAGCATGATGGTTAAACCGGGCGgtgcaaaacagaaacaaaactccCGATAACATGTGCATCTCGTCCGAAAAGATGCATAAGATCACTTATCAggggcacgggtgcgtgtgggtgcgtgtgtgtgaatgttacAATAAATTAACCAAGTCCGCCATGATGTTTGGCAATGGTGATGGTGTATGGGTGGGTGTAGGTGTGCGTGTTGGGGTGTGTACTGGTCCGCGCTAGTAGCAATCGCCTTTACTTCTTGAGCGAAGCAATGAACGGCTCCAGCAGGAAGATCAGCTCAACCTGTCCTTCCACATCCAGCTTGTCCTGAGCGAGGGCCTCCTTCGCCGGCATGGCACCGGTGCCGAGGGCGAACATGATGTCATCCTCCATCGTAAGGGTGGCCTCCGCCGCTCCGTCCGACTCAGTCAGCTTCACTGCCTTCAGGTCCAGCACCCAGGTCTTGACGACCGTGCCGTTCTGCTGGATGCGGAACTTGTAGATCTGCTGCACCTGACGGTTGCTCGGATCAATGGTCTCCAGGCGCTTGGCAATACGCTCGAAAACGGCATCGGACTTCAGGGCCATTTTGAAGATGTTGGGGGTTTTTATTGGCGGATAGCTTTAAAGAAACACACATCGTCATCGAACATCACATCAGTAATCGATCGTAAGAACTTGTATGCCGGCACTTCGTTCAAACATGTCGACACAGTACAGTAATAGTGGCACACATAAAGCACTGACAAATGAACTCCGATGTTATTCACTTTGCCACAAGGGCTAGTCGAATCGGATTCGCTGCATTTCCGCCAAAGGGAAAAGAAGATGGACCATATCGGAGCACACGCATTACTTACCGACAACTGACTGAAACTGAGCGGTGGACAGTACCAAACTGATGAACAGGTCGCACAGGGACGTTCCTATTTAAACACAACCCACCGCAACGTGGACGAACGATGTGTGTAGGCAGGCCGAGATAGTGGCACGAGCGTTGTGATATGTACAGAACAGTGCAACCGGATTGAGCGGCTGTGGCAGTCGCGACGAAGGGAAGTTCGTTATCACCAGGGAACCACGAAGAGGATCTGCACCGATCCCAGCCAAACGGGGAGCGAAGTCTTAATTCGATAGATTAGACTACACAATGGTCGATATCGTCGGGGTTTTCGTGGTGTTGGTAcggggggagggaaaaaaagggtttgcgCGGATGAAGTGTACGTGGACCGCGGCAAGCGGAATTGTCCATGTGCGTCAGTGTGTGCGAAATATGACGGTACATTCTCCGATGATCTTCGACCTTTTATGCGGGAAGTGCATTTGAAAGTATTTGGTAGGAAGTATGTCTGACAGGGGTACTTAGCAACTGCGGTCTGTGATTCGTCTAGTGTAGGACACAGTAAGTAGAAGGTGGGTGACTTTAatctttatatattttttttaatttaaacttaaaAGAGTAAAAATTAAGGAGCGTCTGGGGTATGTTGAAAGTTCCTAAATTACCAAGATTTAATGTTGAAGATTACGTCTCGCAGGCTTAAGAATCTAGACTGGATTAAGCGGTGAAAAATCATAGTCAGTAAGTTCAAGAAGAATATATCGAGGTAgagattttttagtttttggcaACTAATCTTTAACTAATTGTTGTTTGACAATTGAAATGCTTAGACTTAGTTATTCGACCAGAGTATAATTTACGtaagaaaaaagaggaacatATTACAACAACATATAAAATAGTGTTATGAAAAtgtcatttaaataaaattttcatagtTTGGACATTCTATATTActatttcctattttttttatttcagtgTTACGGCTCTTCATGGTAATTCGCTATTTTTTAtgtaacattttgttttttgaagcaattaattttgtttggtaattctttttttataggAAACAATCTGGCCTTGTTACTAACCtacttatttaatttatactCACAAATATAGCAGtctaaaacctttttttattttttagtttaattGTTATGGCCCGATTTCAAATTCTCAAACTCCAGAATTTAATTGCCCAGAGACAgaaaaaatttctttaaaaaataatcatacTACTTGTTTAGTATGATTAGTTATAGATATTATATTTCTAAAAGTAATGCTTACGTGGGCCGTATGCTACTATAATTAATGtgctcttcttttttctttcccacacATACTTACTCTCATATAACTCAAATTCTTGTCTATTTCCACAACGGTTAGCTCACCGATACACCGGTGAGGCAAGAAATTAGTAAAGAACAAtatttgcgaaaaaaaaaagagtagcCGCCATGTAGGGTTCGTTGCTGATTCAAGCTAAGGCGTGGAACcataaatcaaaatcaaaagacTGCCGAACTTTGATAACGAACTAATGTACTGAAAGTGtatttccaaccaaccagACCGATGACATGAAGAtactaaacttttttttacaatgtttgtttaactttAAGTTTGCTTCAATGTGCAACAataaaagtttgtttaaaagaaaattgaggTTTAAAAAGCAAGATCAATTATCATTTCGTACCAGGGAAATCTTGATCCTAAGCGCAGCTGGGTTTATTTTAAACCAGCACGATAAGATAAGTTCAAataataagaaacaaaacattactcCCAAGCAAATAGGTCTACTCTAATCAGCAGTCCCTCAGAGCGAACGGgttgaaattaattatcttTTCAATCGTGTCCCTCTACTGATTTGGCAAATTTCTCAACTGGAGCTGGTGGTTGCATTTACTTATCCTGCCTTAATGTAACTGCATCGTAGCTACGTACTTCACACAATCATATTCGAAACCAACTCCAAGCATGAGTCGCGGCTTATGCAGCAACAACTAGTCGCTGATacggaaaaaagaagcacagaTACACAGGTTCAATCGGTATCAGCAGAGTTTATCATCGGCGTACTAAGCACTAGCGGGGTTTAAGCTTAAGGGTTGGCAGATAATCGTATCGGCACATTGGGTCCAGTTTTCGGGCCGTCGTTTATTAAGCAACACCAACCGGTACCGGCTTTTTCCCATTGGGGTTTGAGGGGTTAGTGGATGGATTCGTACTTTGATCGAATGGTTTGTTTATTCCCATGTTCTTAAAAGCACCTCGGAAGCTGTCTGGCTGACACctgccatcatcatcttctgccAATGACTGACAAACCTTTAAAGAAATACCTAGAATGTTTTGAGACTGTTGTTGATATACTCCGATAATAGGAACTCTATTCTAGCTCCTAGAAACGAGGCTGAAGCCTATCTTAAAACGTTACACAAATAGGCTTCGAAGCTATAAATCTATCAACTGGTGGTAAATTAAAGAGGCAGATTAGTTTAATTATGATATCGATCTTTGATTGTAGCTATCGTATGCTTATTTGGTAAGTACGTTATCACcatcgattgattgattaatTTAAGTGTTATTTACTGCTGTTTGCAAGCTCTTTTGCTGAAAGCTGCCTACTCATGCCTTATGTAATGAAACGTTTTAAGATCAGCTGCAAGTATGTGCGTTATCGTTAATCGGTTAAATATTGACGGTTGATTAGCATTGATAGTGTATAGTAAGTAAGTATTGATAGTGTTAAAGTAAGATGTCCCTATGCTTTCTCACTTTCTATGCTAATTCAGAAAATGGCAAAGTAGTTGACAATCTAACGCCTGAGCCTTTGGAATGAATTATATGTTATTCAAATTGCTATATGGATCCAACATGTAGGGATCCACCTTCAGCAGGATAATCCTTGTTGTACAGaggattcaaaataaatttctcaaCTGGATTCTCAATCATTCGTCTAGTGATCGCACAGCGTCCCTGGGA
This genomic window from Anopheles maculipalpis chromosome 2RL, idAnoMacuDA_375_x, whole genome shotgun sequence contains:
- the LOC126559480 gene encoding uncharacterized protein LOC126559480, whose product is MALKSDAVFERIAKRLETIDPSNRQVQQIYKFRIQQNGTVVKTWVLDLKAVKLTESDGAAEATLTMEDDIMFALGTGAMPAKEALAQDKLDVEGQVELIFLLEPFIASLKK